One Cololabis saira isolate AMF1-May2022 chromosome 18, fColSai1.1, whole genome shotgun sequence genomic region harbors:
- the LOC133464776 gene encoding trace amine-associated receptor 1-like: MEPKSLSYVGYDIHPCYDMNNVSGTLTRTSSTICTLLYIFLGSMSVVTVCGNLLVIISIIYFKQLHTPSNYLILSLAMTDLLVGLVVFPLSMSYSVSFCLYQRDLLCKVRDAFDVVLSTTSIFNLCCISVDRYYAVCQPLTYRSKINLPVVSAMILMSWGVSFLVAIGFIIAELIQEECKENCFSDVILEKVMAPVFSFYLPVVIMLYIYLRVFLVAQRQARSIQSTTKPGATVSKMERKATKTLAIVMGVFLVCWLPFFLCFSLQLLGGVAVPVYETLNWFTLSNSMLNPFIYAFFYSWFRSAFRMIISGKIFQGNFSNYRLQ, translated from the coding sequence ATGGAACCAAAGTCTCTGTCTTATGTGGGTTATGATATCCATCCTTGCTATGACATGAATAATGTCTCTGGAACACTGACAAGGACATCTTCTACAATTTGTActttattatacatttttctGGGTTCAATGTCTGTTGTTACCGTATGTGGAAACCTTCTGGTGATAATCTCCATCATCTACTTCAAGCAGCTCCACACACCTTCAAACTACCTCATCCTCTCCCTGGCTATGACCGACCTGCTCGTCGGACTTGTAGTGTTCCCTCTCAGCATGTCCTACTCTGTGAGCTTCTGTCTGTATCAACGGGATCTGTTGTGCAAAGTGCGCGACGCCTTTGACGTCGTACTGAGCACAACATCCATTTTTAATTTGTGTTGTATTTCTGTTGACAGATATTATGCAGTGTGTCAGCCTCTGACATACAGATCTAAGATAAATCTGCCAGTAGTTTCTGCCATGATCCTGATGAGCTGGGGTGTTTCTTTCCTTGTTGCCATCGGCTTTATCATCGCAGAGTTGATCCAGGAAGAGTGTAAAGAAAATTGTTTCTCTGATGTTATACTTGAAAAGGTCATGGCTCCAGTTTTCTCATTTTACCTCCCAGTGGTCATAATGCTGTACATCTACCTGAGGGTTTTTCTTGTTGCTCAGAGACAGGCTCGCAGCATCCAGAGCACCACAAAGCCCGGAGCAACTGTCAGTAAGATGGAGAGGAAGGCTACCAAAACCCTGGCCATTGTCATGGGAGTTTTCCTGGTGTGCTGGctgcctttctttctttgtttttccttgcagCTCTTAGGTGGTGTGGCAGTACCAGTGTATGAAACCCTCAACTGGTTCACACTTTCCAACTCAATGCTTAATCCATTCATCTATGCTTTCTTTTACAGCTGGTTTAGGTCAGCGTTCAGAATGATCATCTCCGGTAAAATATTTCAAGGGAACTTTTCCAACTACAGACTCCAGTGA
- the LOC133464778 gene encoding trace amine-associated receptor 1-like: protein MEAEQSDNTSVNVIHPCYESHDATLIFTSNPSITCVCLYVFLGLLSLITICGNLLVIIAIIYFRQLHTPTNYLILSLAVADLLVGVLVFPFSMTVTVTSCWYNEDLFYRYFAVCQPLTYKSKMTDRIVGLMILLSWGVSALIGIGIIVAGFNQGKCEESCVIDALISTTLACIFSFYIPVIIMLSIYLKIFLVALKQVNSIQSTTHQCSRAAVSKMERKATKTLAVVMGVFIFCWTPYFLCIIFQPLLNDVTPIAVIETLNWLTLSNSTLNPFIYAFFYKWFRSAFIMIISGKIFQGNFMNSTLF from the exons ATGGAAGCGGAGCAGTCTGACAACACAAGTGTTAATGTCATTCATCCCTGTTATGAATCACATGATGCAACTCTGATATTTACAAGTAATCCTTCCATTACATGTGTATGCTTGTATGTTTTCCTTGGATTATTATCATTAATCACCATATGTGGGAACCTTCTGGTAATCATCGCCATCATTTACTTCAGACAGCTGCACACTCCTACTAACTACCTCATCCTCTCTCTGGCTGTGGCCGACCTGCTCGTTGGAGTTTTAGTCTTTCCTTTCAGCATGACAGTCACCGTAACCTCATGTTGGTATAATGAAGATTTGTTTT ACAGGTATTTTGCGGTGTGTCAGCCTCTGACTTACAAGAGTAAGATGACCGACCGCATCGTTGGGCTGATGATTCTGCTGAGCTGGGGGGTTTCCGCTCTAATTGGAATAGGCATCATAGTTGCAGGTTTTAATCAGGGAAAGTGTGAAGAGAGTTGCGTGATTGATGCTTTAATATCTACCACTCTTGCatgtattttctctttttatatcCCAGTCATAATTATGCTCAGCATCTATCTAAAGATTTTCCTTGTTGCATTGAAGCAAGTAAACAGCATCCAGAGCACAACCCACCAGTGCAGCAGAGCAGCTGTTAGTAAGATGGAAAGAAAGGCCACCAAAACACTGGCAGTTGTCATGGGAGTTTTCATCTTTTGTTGGACTCCCTACTTTCTTTGTATCATCTTTCAGCCTTTGTTAAATGATGTAACACCAATCGCTGTGATTGAAACGCTGAACTGGCTAACTTTGTCCAATTCCACGCTGAATCCATTTATTTATGCTTTCTTTTACAAATGGTTCAGATCAGCTTTCATAATGatcatttctggaaaaatattccAAGGCAATTTTATGAACTCTACTCTCTTTTGA
- the LOC133464782 gene encoding trace amine-associated receptor 1-like: MSVGTICGNLLVIISIIYFKQLQTPTNYLVLSLAVTDLLVGVLVFPFSMAVTVSSCLYHEDLFYRYYAVCQPLTYRARINTRVTLIMIVVSWSVSVAIGIGIIVAGFSQGTCEEACSADLLVANTMGPVFSFYLPAVIMLCIYLKIFLVAQKQVNSIHNAKSGATISKMERKATKTLAIIMGVFLLCLSPYFICVVFQPLAHDPAPVPVIESLNWLTLSNSMLNPLIYAFFYSWFRSAFTMIISGKIFQGDLSTTQFT, translated from the exons ATGTCTGTGGGGACAATATGTGGAAACCTTCTTGTAATAATCTCCATCATTTATTTCAAACAGCTGCAGACTCCTACTAACTACCTCGTCCTCTCTCTGGCTGTCACCGACCTGCTTGTTGGAGTTTTAGTCTTCCCGTTCAGCATGGCGGTCACTGTGAGCTCGTGTTTGTATCATGAAGATTTATTCT ACAGATATTACGCAGTATGTCAGCCTCTCACCTACAGAGCCAGAATAAATACTCGAGTAACTCTGATCATGATCGTGGTGAGCTGGAGTGTCTCTGTTGCAATCGGGATCGGCATCATCGTTGCAGGATTCAGCCAAGGTACATGTGAAGAAGCGTGCTCAGCTGATCTTCTGGTGGCCAACACCATGGGGCCGGTGTTTTCATTCTACCTTCCTGCTGTCATCATGCTTTGCATTTACCTCAAGATTTTCCTTGTTGCACAGAAACAAGTAAACAGTATCCACAATGCAAAATCTGGAGCAACTATTAGTAAGATGGAGAGGAAGGCCACCAAAACTCTGGCTATTATTATGGGTGTGTTTCTTTTATGTCTCTCTCCTTACTTCATCTGTGTTGTTTTTCAGCCTCTAGCTCATGATCCAGCTCCCGTCCCTGTGATTGAATCACTGAACTGGCTCACGCTGTCCAATTCGATGCTGAATCCTTTGATTTATGCTTTCTTTTACAGC
- the LOC133464781 gene encoding trace amine-associated receptor 1-like, with protein MSVGTICGNLLVIISIIYFKQLQTPTNYLVLSLAVTDLLVGVLVFPFSMAVTVSSCLYHEDLFYRYYAVCQPLTYRTRINTRVTLIMIVVSWSVSVAIGIGIIVAGFSQGTCEEACSADLLVANTMGPVFSFYLPAVIMLCIYLKIFLVAQKQVNSIHNANSGATVSKMERKATKTLAIVMGVFLLCLSPYFICVVFQPLANDPAPVPVIESLNWLALSNSMLNPLIYAFFYSWFRSAFKMIISGKIFQDSSVHFSLF; from the exons ATGTCTGTTGGGACAATATGTGGAAACCTTCTTGTAATAATCTCCATCATTTATTTCAAACAGCTGCAGACTCCTACTAACTACCTCGTCCTCTCTCTGGCTGTCACCGACCTGCTTGTTGGAGTTTTAGTCTTCCCGTTCAGCATGGCGGTCACTGTGAGCTCGTGTTTGTATCATGAAGATTTATTCT ACAGATATTACGCAGTATGTCAGCCTCTCACCTACAGAACCAGAATAAATACTCGAGTAACTCTGATCATGATCGTGGTGAGCTGGAGTGTCTCTGTTGCAATCGGGATCGGTATCATCGTTGCAGGATTCAGCCAAGGTACATGTGAAGAAGCGTGCTCAGCTGATCTTCTGGTGGCCAACACCATGGGGCCGGTGTTTTCATTCTACCTTCCTGCTGTCATCATGCTCTGCATTTACCTCAAGATTTTCCTTGTTGCACAGAAACAAGTAAACAGTATCCACAATGCAAATTCTGGAGCAACTGTTAGTAAGATGGAGAGGAAGGCCACCAAAACTCTGGCTATCGTTATGGGTGTGTTTCTTTTATGTCTCTCTCCTTACTTCATCTGTGTTGTTTTTCAGCCTCTAGCTAATGATCCAGCTCCCGTCCCTGTGATTGAATCACTGAACTGGCTGGCTTTGTCCAATTCGATGCTGAATCCTTTGATTTATGCTTTCTTTTACAGCTGGTTCAGATCAGCGTTCAAAATGataatttctggaaaaatattccAAGATTCATCTGTtcacttttctctcttttga
- the LOC133464779 gene encoding trace amine-associated receptor 1-like: MDNSSYVVNDIHPCYELHDGFYIFTSSPSIACVLLNVFLGSMSVGTICGNLLVIISIIYFKQLQTPTNYLVLSLAVTDLLVGVLVFPFSMAVTVSSCLYHEDLFCKIRDSFDVTLCTSSILSLCFISIDRYYAVCQPLTYRTRINTRVTLIMIVVSWSVSVAIGIGIIVAGFSQGTCEEACSADLLVANTMGPVFSFYLPAVIMLCIYLKIFLVAQKQVNSIHNANSGATVSKMERKATKTLAIVMGVFLLCLSPYFICVVFQPLAHDPAPVPVIESLNWLALSNSMLNPLIYAFFYSWFRSAFKMIISGKIFQDSSVHFSLF, encoded by the coding sequence ATGGACAACAGCAGTTATGTTGTTAATGACATCCACCCCTGCTATGAGCTACACGATGGCTTTTATATATTCACCAGTAGCCCTTCTATTGCATGTGTCttgttaaatgtttttcttggtTCAATGTCTGTTGGGACAATATGTGGAAACCTTCTTGTAATAATCTCCATCATTTATTTCAAACAGCTGCAGACTCCTACTAACTACCTCGTCCTCTCTCTGGCTGTCACCGACCTGCTTGTTGGAGTTTTAGTCTTCCCGTTCAGCATGGCGGTCACTGTGAGCTCGTGTTTGTATCATGAAGATTTATTCTGCAAGATTCGGGACAGTTTTGACGTTACACTGTGCACATCCTCTATTCTGAGCCTGTGCTTCATCTCCATAGACAGATATTACGCAGTATGTCAGCCTCTCACCTACAGAACCAGAATAAATACTCGAGTAACTCTGATCATGATCGTGGTGAGCTGGAGTGTCTCTGTTGCAATCGGGATCGGCATCATCGTTGCAGGATTCAGCCAAGGTACATGTGAAGAAGCGTGCTCAGCTGATCTTCTGGTGGCCAACACCATGGGGCCGGTGTTTTCATTCTACCTTCCTGCTGTCATCATGCTCTGCATTTACCTCAAGATTTTCCTTGTTGCACAGAAACAAGTAAACAGTATCCACAATGCAAATTCTGGAGCAACTGTTAGTAAGATGGAGAGGAAGGCCACCAAAACTCTGGCTATCGTTATGGGTGTGTTTCTTTTATGTCTCTCTCCTTACTTCATCTGTGTTGTTTTTCAGCCTCTAGCTCATGATCCAGCTCCCGTCCCTGTGATTGAATCACTGAACTGGCTGGCTTTGTCCAATTCGATGCTGAATCCTTTGATTTATGCTTTCTTTTACAGCTGGTTCAGATCAGCGTTCAAAATGataatttctggaaaaatattccAAGATTCATCTGTtcacttttctctcttttga
- the LOC133464777 gene encoding trace amine-associated receptor 1-like has protein sequence MAHKGHLGIARVMQHCRDGVEWLGIDRDIEVLVKHFMSFVTVCGNLLVIISIIYFKQLHTPTNFLIFSLAVADLLVGIVVFPYSMAHSVSSCLYQESLFYRYYAVCQPLTYKTKINHHVVVVMILLSWVVSALIGIGVIVAGLNNDECEDMCLTDILMANTIGPILSFYLPVVIMLCIYLKIFLVAQRQARSIQSTVKTGETVSKMERKATKTLATVLGVFLFCWTPFFLCITFLPFTNDSVPVPVIETLNWLTLSNSMLNPFIYAFFYRWFRSAFKMIVSGKIFQGDFANSKLY, from the exons ATGGCTCACAAGGGCCACCTAGGTATCGCCAGAGTGATGCAGCACTGTCGCGACGGGGTGGAGTGGCTGGGCATCGACAGAGACATTGAAGTCCTGGTAAAACATT TTATGTCTTTTGTCACGGTGTGTGGAAACCTCCTGGTAATAATCTCCATCATCTACTTCAAACAGCTGCACACTCCGACTAACTTCCTCATCTTCTCTCTGGCTGTGGCCGACCTGCTTGTCGGGATTGTAGTCTTTCCTTACAGCATGGCCCACTCAGTCAGCTCATGTTTGTATCAGGAAAGCTTATTTT ACAGGTACTATGCAGTGTGCCAGCCGCTGACATACAAAACTAAGATCAATCATCATGTTGTTGTTGTCATGATCCTGTTAAGCTGGGTGGTTTCTGCTCTTATTGGAATCGGTGTGATAGTTGCTGGATTAAACAACGATGAATGTGAGGACATGTGTTTAACTGATATTCTGATGGCCAACACTATTGGACCTATATTATCATTTTACCTCCCGGTGGTCATAATGCTGTGTATCTACCTGAAGATTTTCCTTGTTgcacagagacaggcacggaGCATCCAAAGCACAGTTAAGACCGGAGAAACTGTGAGTAAGATGGAGAGGAAGGCCACTAAAACTCTGGCTACTGTTCtgggagtttttcttttttgttggacTCCATTCTTTCTTTGCATCACATTTTTGCCTTTTACTAATGATTCAGTACCAGTTCCTGTGATTGAAACCCTGAATTGGCTCACACTGTCAAATTCAATGCTGAATCCGTTCATTTATGCTTTCTTTTACCGCTGGTTCAGATCAGCCtttaaaatgattgtttctggaaaaatatttcaAGGTGATTTTGCTAACTCAAAACTATACTGA